The following coding sequences are from one Collimonas arenae window:
- a CDS encoding NAD(+) synthase: protein MTKNRFLNLYSHDFARVAVAIPRCRVADPAFNTAETIVLAQQAEQQGAVLVAFPELGLSAYTCDDLFHQRALLDACEAALGMVVEASKKLSLVMIVGLPLRVEHQLFNCAVVIADGRIQGVVPKSYLPNYGEFYEARQFSAADNTAVTSLQLLGASVPFGTGLLFEVANLPLLRFHVEICEDVWVPIPPSSFAALAGASVLVNLSASNALVGKAGYRHQLVAQQSARCLSAYLYTSAGKGESSTDLAWDGQGLIYENGELLAESERFLDDSHIIFADIDLERLSRERMRQTTFGQSVRRHADEVSRFEVIRFELALPLDKALPLTRNIERFPYVPSDPKRRDERCTEVYNIQVQALVQRLSASKISKVVIGVSGGLDSTHALLVCAKAMDRLKLPRANILAYTMPGFATSERTLLQARQLMQLVGSTAAEIDIRPSCLQMLKDLGHPYAEGKEQYDITFENVQAGERTNHLFRLANHNHAIVIGTGDLSELALGWCTYGVGDHMSHYNVNASVPKTLISHLVRWVAETGAIGDQGADVLLNVLDTEISPELVPGKANGKPEQITENVIGPYELQDFNLYYTLRYGFAPSKVAFLALTAWHDKNLGRWPYDAHVARNQYDLAAIKRNLGIFLDRFFRTSQFKRSCVPNAPKVGTGGSLSPRGDWRAPSDSEATVWLADLAGIPD, encoded by the coding sequence ATGACAAAGAATAGATTTCTGAACCTTTACTCCCATGATTTTGCGCGCGTTGCAGTCGCCATCCCGCGTTGCCGGGTGGCCGATCCCGCTTTCAACACCGCCGAAACCATCGTGCTGGCGCAGCAGGCCGAGCAGCAAGGCGCGGTGCTGGTGGCGTTTCCGGAACTGGGTTTGTCGGCCTATACCTGCGACGACCTGTTTCACCAGCGCGCCTTGCTGGATGCCTGCGAAGCCGCATTGGGCATGGTCGTGGAAGCCTCGAAAAAGCTGTCGCTGGTGATGATCGTCGGCTTGCCGCTGCGGGTCGAGCATCAACTGTTCAACTGCGCGGTGGTGATCGCCGATGGCCGTATCCAGGGCGTCGTGCCGAAGAGCTACCTGCCGAACTATGGCGAATTCTACGAAGCGCGGCAGTTCAGCGCCGCCGATAACACGGCAGTCACCAGCCTGCAATTGCTGGGCGCCAGCGTCCCGTTCGGCACCGGCTTGCTGTTCGAGGTGGCCAATTTGCCGCTGTTGCGTTTCCATGTCGAGATTTGCGAAGACGTCTGGGTGCCGATTCCGCCATCGTCGTTTGCCGCGCTGGCCGGCGCCAGCGTGCTGGTCAATCTGTCAGCCTCGAACGCGCTAGTGGGCAAGGCCGGCTATCGTCATCAACTGGTCGCGCAGCAATCGGCGCGCTGCTTGTCGGCCTACCTGTACACCTCGGCCGGCAAAGGCGAATCGTCGACCGACCTGGCCTGGGACGGCCAGGGATTGATCTACGAAAACGGCGAATTGCTGGCGGAATCCGAGCGTTTCCTGGACGATTCGCACATCATCTTTGCCGACATCGACCTGGAACGCCTGTCGCGCGAGCGCATGCGCCAGACCACCTTCGGGCAATCGGTGCGGCGGCATGCCGACGAAGTGTCTCGGTTTGAAGTGATCCGTTTCGAACTGGCATTGCCGCTGGACAAGGCGTTGCCGCTGACGCGCAATATCGAGCGTTTCCCCTATGTGCCGTCCGACCCCAAACGGCGCGATGAGCGTTGCACCGAGGTCTACAATATCCAGGTGCAGGCGCTGGTGCAGCGTCTGTCGGCGAGCAAGATTTCCAAGGTGGTGATCGGCGTTTCGGGTGGGCTGGATTCAACCCATGCGTTGCTGGTGTGCGCCAAGGCGATGGATAGACTGAAGCTGCCGCGCGCCAACATCCTAGCCTATACCATGCCGGGTTTCGCCACCAGCGAGCGTACCTTGCTGCAGGCGCGGCAACTGATGCAACTGGTCGGCAGTACCGCGGCGGAGATCGACATCCGCCCGAGCTGCCTGCAAATGCTGAAGGACCTTGGTCATCCTTACGCGGAAGGCAAGGAGCAGTACGACATTACTTTCGAAAACGTGCAGGCCGGCGAGCGCACCAATCATTTGTTCCGGCTGGCCAATCACAATCATGCAATCGTCATCGGCACTGGTGATTTGAGCGAGCTGGCGCTGGGCTGGTGTACTTATGGCGTGGGTGATCACATGTCGCATTACAACGTCAACGCTAGCGTGCCGAAAACGCTGATCTCACATCTGGTGCGCTGGGTGGCCGAGACCGGCGCCATCGGCGACCAGGGGGCGGATGTGCTGTTGAATGTGCTGGATACCGAAATCAGTCCGGAGCTGGTGCCAGGCAAGGCCAACGGCAAGCCGGAACAGATCACCGAAAACGTCATCGGGCCGTACGAGTTGCAGGACTTTAACTTGTATTACACCTTGCGCTACGGTTTCGCGCCGTCGAAAGTGGCGTTCCTGGCACTGACGGCCTGGCACGACAAAAACCTGGGGCGCTGGCCGTATGATGCACATGTGGCGCGCAATCAGTATGACCTGGCAGCCATCAAGCGCAATCTGGGAATTTTCCTCGACCGCTTTTTCAGAACCAGCCAGTTCAAGCGTTCCTGCGTGCCGAATGCACCGAAGGTCGGCACCGGCGGTTCCTTGTCGCCGCGCGGCGATTGGCGCGCGCCGAGCGACTCGGAAGCGACAGTGTGGCTGGCCGATCTGGCTGGGATTCCCGATTAG
- a CDS encoding SfnB family sulfur acquisition oxidoreductase, with translation MSSSATPAIETSQADLLPRVLPAHRISNDQEALEIAQALAAEFRVGASERDRQRRLPWDEIEKFSASGLGGITVPREFGGAQVSYRTLAEVFRVLCAADPALGQIPQNHFGILGVVAQSANAAQKARIYAAVLNGERIGNAGPERGTKNILEMKARLIETPNGYRLNGKKFYSTGALFAHWVPTKALDEQGRVVLAFVRRGALGLKIVDDWSGFGQRTTASGTVLLDNVAVPAEDVLPIYASGQLPSLQGPVSQLIQAAIDAGIADAAVTDAIAFIRTRSRPWADSGVERASDDPYIIRDIGDLKIRLHAANALLAKAGTALDQIATAVVDADASARASIAVAKAKVLTTEIALHASEKLFELAGSAATLAEHNLDRHWRNARTHTLHDPVRWKLHAIGNYVLNGIAPARHSWN, from the coding sequence ATGTCGTCAAGCGCGACACCCGCAATTGAAACCAGCCAGGCCGACCTGTTACCCCGGGTACTGCCGGCGCATCGCATCAGCAATGATCAAGAAGCATTGGAAATAGCGCAAGCGCTGGCCGCCGAATTCCGTGTCGGCGCCAGCGAGCGCGACCGCCAGCGGCGTCTGCCTTGGGATGAGATCGAAAAATTTTCCGCCAGCGGCTTGGGTGGCATCACGGTGCCGCGCGAGTTCGGCGGCGCTCAGGTATCGTATCGTACACTGGCTGAAGTGTTCCGTGTGCTGTGCGCTGCTGATCCGGCACTGGGACAGATACCGCAAAACCATTTCGGCATTCTGGGTGTGGTTGCACAGAGTGCCAACGCCGCGCAAAAGGCGCGCATCTATGCTGCCGTGCTGAATGGCGAGCGTATCGGCAATGCCGGTCCGGAGCGCGGCACCAAGAACATATTGGAAATGAAGGCGCGCCTCATCGAGACGCCCAACGGCTATCGCCTGAACGGCAAGAAATTCTATTCAACCGGCGCCTTGTTCGCGCACTGGGTACCTACCAAGGCGCTCGACGAGCAGGGGCGTGTGGTGTTGGCTTTCGTCCGGCGCGGCGCGCTGGGCCTGAAGATTGTCGACGATTGGTCCGGCTTCGGCCAGCGCACTACTGCGAGCGGTACAGTGTTGCTGGACAACGTTGCGGTACCGGCCGAGGACGTGCTGCCGATTTACGCATCGGGCCAGCTGCCGAGCCTGCAGGGGCCGGTGTCGCAATTGATCCAGGCCGCCATCGATGCCGGTATTGCCGACGCCGCTGTCACCGACGCCATTGCCTTCATTCGCACCCGTTCCCGGCCCTGGGCCGACAGCGGCGTCGAGCGTGCCAGCGATGATCCTTATATCATCCGTGATATTGGCGATCTCAAGATACGGCTGCATGCGGCTAATGCGCTGCTGGCCAAGGCCGGCACGGCGCTGGACCAGATTGCTACGGCAGTGGTCGACGCAGACGCATCGGCGCGCGCTTCGATTGCGGTTGCGAAAGCCAAGGTGCTGACTACTGAAATAGCTTTGCACGCCAGTGAAAAATTGTTTGAACTGGCTGGCTCAGCAGCAACGCTGGCAGAACACAACCTGGACCGCCACTGGCGTAACGCCCGCACTCATACCCTGCATGATCCGGTGCGCTGGAAGCTGCACGCAATCGGCAATTACGTGCTGAACGGGATTGCGCCAGCGCGCCATTCCTGGAATTGA
- the ppa gene encoding inorganic diphosphatase, with translation MSLNQVSAGRDLPNDFNVIIEIPMNADPIKYEVDKESGAIFVDRFMGTAMHYPCNYGYIPQTLSEDGDPVDVLVITPFPLFPGVVVRCRPVGVLKMSDEAGQDAKLLAVPVDKVLSIYTHWQKPEDMNELRLKQIQHFFEHYKDLEKGKWVKIDGWFGPDEARKEILSGVEAYKKSIAA, from the coding sequence ATGAGTCTGAATCAAGTATCGGCCGGGCGCGATTTGCCAAACGATTTCAACGTCATCATCGAAATCCCGATGAATGCCGATCCGATCAAATACGAAGTTGACAAGGAATCCGGCGCGATTTTCGTTGATCGCTTCATGGGCACCGCAATGCATTACCCATGCAACTACGGCTACATTCCGCAAACCCTGTCGGAAGACGGCGATCCGGTCGACGTGCTGGTGATTACGCCGTTCCCTTTGTTCCCTGGCGTGGTGGTGCGTTGCCGCCCGGTCGGCGTGCTGAAGATGTCGGACGAAGCTGGCCAGGATGCGAAGCTGCTGGCGGTGCCGGTCGACAAGGTCCTGAGCATCTACACCCACTGGCAAAAGCCGGAAGACATGAATGAACTGCGCCTGAAGCAGATCCAGCATTTCTTTGAACACTACAAAGATCTGGAAAAGGGTAAATGGGTCAAGATTGACGGCTGGTTCGGTCCGGATGAAGCGCGCAAGGAAATCCTGTCGGGCGTCGAAGCTTACAAGAAATCCATCGCAGCATAA
- a CDS encoding LysR family transcriptional regulator — protein MIDLQRMVAFVAVADHGSFSMAAARLEVSNSHVSKQLSALERELRVKLLQRTTRSLSLTEAGEVFYRRCKAILSEVAEAEQEVLRRQDSPQGTLRVTAPANFSNVCLPDIVCGFMRRYPDIELELTLSDQFIDLAERSIDVALRIATTPPENVHARMLYRIGWSTVGSAEYFATRRQPQTLAELPAYDCLADNVMSAKDVWHFEGSDGKQQCHEVRIAPRINCNNSVWLRECVLRGMGIGLLPDYMIGADLAQGKLLKLLPQYEPLPLRYLYGIYLPNRYLSSKVRLFLDAVEQGLKQVV, from the coding sequence ATGATTGATTTGCAAAGAATGGTCGCTTTTGTTGCAGTGGCGGATCACGGCAGTTTTTCCATGGCAGCGGCGCGGCTGGAAGTGTCGAATTCGCATGTCAGCAAACAGCTCAGCGCGCTGGAGCGCGAATTGCGTGTCAAGCTGCTACAGCGAACCACGCGCAGCCTCAGTCTGACCGAGGCTGGAGAAGTGTTTTACCGGCGCTGCAAAGCGATTTTGTCGGAAGTGGCGGAAGCAGAGCAGGAGGTATTGCGCCGTCAGGATTCCCCGCAAGGCACGCTGCGGGTGACGGCGCCGGCCAATTTCTCGAATGTCTGTCTGCCGGATATCGTATGCGGTTTCATGCGGCGGTATCCAGACATTGAATTGGAACTGACGCTGTCGGACCAGTTCATCGACCTGGCCGAGCGCTCGATCGATGTGGCGTTGCGAATCGCCACCACGCCGCCGGAAAACGTCCATGCACGCATGCTGTACCGTATCGGCTGGAGCACGGTCGGTAGCGCTGAGTATTTCGCTACGCGGCGCCAGCCGCAGACGCTTGCGGAACTGCCGGCCTACGACTGCCTGGCCGACAACGTGATGTCGGCCAAGGATGTCTGGCATTTTGAAGGAAGCGACGGCAAGCAGCAGTGTCATGAAGTCAGGATCGCGCCGCGTATCAACTGCAACAACAGCGTCTGGCTGCGCGAATGCGTGTTGCGTGGGATGGGAATCGGCTTGCTGCCGGATTACATGATCGGTGCCGATTTGGCGCAAGGAAAACTGCTTAAGCTGCTGCCGCAATATGAACCGCTGCCGCTGCGCTACCTGTACGGCATTTATCTGCCTAACCGCTACTTGTCGTCCAAGGTCCGGCTGTTTCTGGATGCGGTCGAGCAGGGGCTGAAGCAGGTTGTCTGA
- a CDS encoding EamA family transporter — protein sequence MQPTDILLALLTVTIWGLNFVVIKIGLAGLPPLLFSALRFVFAALPLVFFIKRPAIPWHLLIGFGLFQFALQFSLLFSGMKLGLGAGLASLVIQLQAFFTIGLAVLLLGERPLATQLLGAFVALAGMVLVATHLEAKATVIGFLMVIGAGFSWASANIVTKKMGKLNPLALMAWGSLMASPPLLLASAVLEGPAAWHDAFTHFGWVSVAAVLYQSYPNTIVGYGIWTILMRKYPAATVAPFSLLVPLVGMLSAALILDESLQWWKIVAGLLVLGGLALNQFGARLLIALRRQS from the coding sequence ATGCAACCGACCGACATCCTGCTAGCCCTGCTGACCGTCACTATCTGGGGATTGAATTTCGTAGTGATCAAGATCGGCCTGGCCGGTTTGCCGCCGCTGCTGTTTTCGGCATTGCGATTTGTCTTCGCCGCGCTGCCATTGGTATTTTTCATCAAGCGGCCAGCGATTCCGTGGCATTTGCTGATCGGCTTCGGGCTGTTCCAGTTCGCGCTGCAATTTTCCCTGCTGTTCTCCGGTATGAAACTCGGCCTGGGCGCTGGCCTGGCCTCGCTGGTAATCCAGTTGCAGGCCTTCTTTACCATCGGACTGGCGGTACTGCTGCTGGGTGAGCGACCGCTGGCGACGCAGTTGCTGGGCGCCTTTGTGGCATTAGCTGGCATGGTGCTGGTTGCCACCCACCTGGAGGCGAAGGCTACCGTGATCGGCTTCCTGATGGTGATTGGCGCCGGCTTCAGCTGGGCCAGCGCCAATATCGTCACAAAGAAAATGGGCAAGCTCAATCCGCTAGCGCTGATGGCCTGGGGTTCGCTGATGGCGTCGCCGCCGTTGCTGTTGGCTTCGGCGGTGCTGGAAGGCCCTGCCGCGTGGCACGATGCATTCACTCACTTTGGCTGGGTGTCGGTGGCGGCGGTCTTGTATCAATCGTATCCGAACACCATCGTCGGCTACGGCATCTGGACCATCCTGATGCGCAAATATCCGGCCGCGACCGTGGCGCCATTCTCACTGCTGGTGCCGCTGGTCGGCATGCTGAGCGCGGCGCTCATACTGGACGAATCGCTGCAATGGTGGAAAATCGTCGCCGGCCTGCTGGTGCTGGGCGGTCTGGCGCTGAACCAGTTCGGCGCGCGCCTGCTGATTGCCCTACGTCGACAGTCATAA
- a CDS encoding BON domain-containing protein translates to MNTFILGKAAIRNLLIVAAFGASLGAGTAIAASSDAAAAPQPHSDGVAATITDTAITGSVKARLMGNSHLKASDISVTTTNGVVTLSGTASSSRAKSLAGAQAKAVEGVKSVDNGLSVATSNKVQAKADMTVAKTERVVTDSWITTKVKSEILANSVTKGFDVSVKTTHGVVALSGTLANQDAIDHVKDIAAKVTGVKSVDTSAIVVASQ, encoded by the coding sequence ATGAACACATTTATTCTTGGTAAAGCAGCGATTCGCAATCTGTTGATCGTCGCTGCATTCGGAGCCAGCCTTGGTGCCGGTACGGCGATCGCAGCGTCAAGCGATGCCGCCGCTGCGCCGCAGCCGCATAGCGACGGCGTGGCGGCCACAATTACAGATACCGCCATTACCGGCTCGGTAAAGGCGCGCTTGATGGGAAATTCGCACCTTAAAGCATCTGACATCAGCGTGACCACCACCAACGGCGTGGTCACTTTGAGCGGGACGGCGAGCAGTTCACGCGCCAAGTCCTTGGCAGGAGCACAGGCAAAAGCTGTGGAGGGTGTTAAAAGTGTCGATAACGGGCTCAGCGTTGCAACCAGCAACAAAGTGCAGGCCAAGGCAGACATGACTGTCGCGAAAACCGAGCGGGTAGTCACTGACAGCTGGATCACCACAAAGGTGAAATCCGAAATCCTCGCTAACAGTGTCACCAAGGGGTTCGATGTGAGCGTGAAGACGACCCACGGCGTGGTTGCGTTGAGCGGTACTTTGGCGAACCAGGATGCCATCGATCACGTCAAGGACATTGCAGCCAAGGTGACCGGTGTGAAGAGCGTTGATACTTCCGCCATCGTTGTAGCCAGCCAATAA
- a CDS encoding EamA family transporter has product MQATDVFLAILTVSIWGLNFVAIKIGLQGLPPILFCALRFIFAALPLVFFIKRPAIPWRLLVAYGSLQFAGQFSLLFIGMKLGFAPGLASLVMQLQVFFTVALAVLMLGERPRAAQILGALVAFAGMGVVAAHLDGTATVVGFVLVVAAGLSWAGANIVTKQIGKVNPLALVAWGSLMAVPGLLLASLAFEGPAAWQDTALRFNWTSAGAILFQSYPTTILGFAIWSTLMRKYPAATVAPFSLLVPVAGMLSASLILGEALQSWKIMAGLLVLCGLLLNQFGGRLVLLLKTVKP; this is encoded by the coding sequence ATGCAAGCCACCGATGTTTTCCTGGCAATCCTGACCGTCTCAATCTGGGGCCTGAATTTTGTAGCGATCAAGATAGGCTTGCAGGGATTGCCACCCATCTTGTTTTGCGCATTGCGCTTCATTTTTGCGGCGTTGCCGCTGGTGTTCTTCATCAAACGCCCGGCCATTCCATGGCGCCTGCTAGTTGCCTATGGCAGCCTGCAATTCGCCGGCCAGTTCTCCTTGCTGTTCATCGGCATGAAGCTGGGATTCGCTCCCGGACTGGCATCGCTGGTGATGCAACTGCAAGTATTCTTTACCGTAGCACTGGCGGTGCTGATGCTGGGAGAGCGTCCGCGCGCAGCGCAGATACTCGGCGCCCTGGTTGCCTTTGCCGGCATGGGCGTGGTCGCCGCCCATCTGGATGGCACGGCGACGGTGGTCGGCTTCGTGCTGGTGGTGGCGGCCGGACTCAGTTGGGCCGGCGCCAATATCGTCACCAAGCAGATCGGCAAAGTCAATCCACTGGCACTGGTGGCTTGGGGTTCGCTGATGGCCGTACCGGGGTTGCTGCTGGCGTCGCTCGCATTCGAAGGCCCTGCCGCCTGGCAGGATACGGCGCTTCGCTTCAACTGGACTTCCGCCGGCGCTATCCTGTTCCAGTCCTATCCGACCACCATCCTCGGCTTTGCCATCTGGTCGACCCTGATGCGCAAATATCCGGCCGCCACGGTCGCGCCGTTCTCATTGCTGGTGCCGGTGGCGGGCATGCTGAGTGCCTCCCTGATATTGGGAGAAGCGCTGCAATCATGGAAAATCATGGCGGGACTGCTGGTATTGTGCGGCCTGCTGTTGAACCAGTTCGGCGGTCGTTTGGTATTGCTGCTGAAAACCGTCAAGCCATGA
- a CDS encoding GNAT family N-acetyltransferase — protein MINKTTTKISTRIISSLSEVGQAAWDGLLALQADANPFLSFAFLHALHESGSASEKSGWQPQYLTLWDDAEQPPQLIAALPLYVKFHSYGEYVFDWAWADAYERNGFDYYPKLLSAIPFTPVTGGRLLARDDQARAALITVLQSLRKDTQTSSTHILYPPADQASALQEAGFMLRSGVQFHWLNAGYADFAAFLVTLERKKRKNILAERRKVAEAGVRFRHVRGEDATEEDWIFFNRCYRRTYTAHHSTPYLNLDFFLRIAAGMPHNLLLIIAERDGQPIASSLLVYTGQTLYGRYWGAIEEVPCLHFETAYYQPLEFCIAQKIACFEGGAQGEHKMARGFLPQKTWSAHWLAHPGFADAVADFLKQEAHGINNYMDELNDRNPFRSETL, from the coding sequence TTGATTAACAAGACAACAACCAAGATCAGCACGCGCATCATTTCATCCCTGAGCGAAGTCGGCCAGGCCGCCTGGGATGGACTGCTTGCCCTGCAAGCCGATGCCAACCCGTTCCTGTCCTTCGCTTTCCTGCATGCATTGCACGAAAGCGGCAGCGCCTCGGAAAAATCCGGCTGGCAGCCGCAATATCTGACGCTATGGGACGACGCCGAACAGCCGCCGCAGCTGATTGCCGCCCTGCCGCTGTACGTGAAATTTCACTCCTACGGTGAATATGTGTTCGACTGGGCCTGGGCCGATGCCTACGAGCGCAACGGCTTCGACTATTACCCCAAGCTGCTGTCGGCCATTCCGTTCACGCCGGTTACCGGCGGCAGGCTGCTGGCGCGCGACGATCAGGCACGGGCGGCGTTAATTACCGTGTTGCAGTCGCTGCGCAAGGATACGCAAACCTCGTCGACCCACATCCTGTATCCGCCGGCAGACCAGGCCAGTGCCTTGCAAGAGGCCGGCTTCATGCTGCGCAGCGGTGTCCAGTTCCACTGGCTCAACGCCGGCTATGCCGATTTCGCTGCCTTCCTTGTCACGCTGGAGCGCAAGAAGCGCAAGAACATCCTGGCCGAACGGCGCAAGGTAGCAGAGGCTGGCGTGCGCTTTCGCCACGTGCGCGGCGAGGACGCCACCGAAGAAGACTGGATCTTCTTCAATCGCTGCTATCGCCGCACCTACACCGCGCATCATTCAACGCCGTACCTGAACCTGGACTTCTTCCTCCGGATTGCCGCCGGCATGCCGCACAACCTGTTGCTGATCATCGCCGAGCGCGACGGCCAGCCGATTGCCTCATCACTGTTGGTCTATACCGGGCAAACCCTGTATGGCCGCTATTGGGGCGCCATTGAAGAAGTGCCCTGCCTGCACTTTGAAACCGCGTACTATCAACCGCTGGAATTCTGTATCGCGCAAAAGATCGCCTGCTTCGAAGGCGGCGCCCAGGGCGAGCACAAGATGGCGCGCGGCTTCCTGCCGCAAAAGACATGGTCGGCGCACTGGCTGGCGCATCCGGGTTTCGCCGATGCGGTGGCCGATTTCCTGAAACAGGAAGCGCACGGCATCAACAACTACATGGATGAGCTGAATGACCGCAATCCATTTCGTTCGGAGACACTTTAA
- a CDS encoding P-II family nitrogen regulator — protein MKQITAVIKPFKLDEVREALAEVGVTGLTVTEVKGFGRQKGHTELYRGAEYVVDFLPKVKVELVIDDALTERAVDAIIKAARTGKIGDGKIFVRNIEQVIRIRTGETGPDAV, from the coding sequence ATGAAGCAAATTACTGCCGTTATCAAACCATTCAAGCTGGACGAAGTGCGGGAAGCTCTCGCCGAAGTCGGCGTCACCGGTTTGACCGTGACTGAAGTCAAGGGCTTTGGCCGTCAGAAAGGCCATACCGAGTTGTACCGCGGCGCCGAGTACGTGGTCGATTTTCTGCCGAAAGTGAAAGTCGAATTGGTGATCGACGATGCGCTGACCGAACGCGCTGTCGACGCAATCATCAAGGCGGCGCGTACTGGCAAGATCGGCGACGGCAAGATTTTCGTGCGCAATATCGAGCAAGTGATCCGCATCCGTACCGGTGAAACCGGCCCCGATGCAGTTTGA